ATACCTGGCGCAATCCCGATCTCGCCCGAACCCTCGAGCGGCTGATCGACGCAGAGCACGGGGCCCGGGCCCGGGGCCGGCACGAGGCGCTGCGCGCCGCGCGGGACTGTTTTTACCGCGGTCCCATCGCGCGGGAGATCGTCGCATACCAGCGGGAGACGCAGATTCGCGATGCCACGGGCACGGTGTCGGCGGGGTTGCTGACCGAGGAGGACTTCGCCTCCTTTGACACGCGGATCGAGGCGCCGGTGAGCGTCAGGTTCCGCGGCTACGACGTCTACAAGTGCGGGCCGTGGTCACAGGGCCCTGTATTTCTCCAACAGCTGATGCTGCTCGACGGGTTCGATCTCGCCTCACTCGGCCACAACTCGGCCGACTACGTGCACGCGGTCACCGAAGCCTCCAAACTCGCGTTCGCGGACCGCGAACGCTATTACGGCGATCCGGAGTTCGTGACCGTGCCGATGCGCGGGCTGCTGTCGGCGGACTACGCCGCGTCGCGGCGCGGCCTGATCGATCCGCGGCGCGCGTCGCTCGATCTGCGGCCGGGCGACCCGCACCCCTTTGAGGGGACGGCGACCCCGGCGGAGGCGGCCGCCGTCGAGGCGCGCGGGTGGGAGGGCGGGACGACCGGGACGCGCGCCGCCGATGCGGACGGCAACATGTTCTCGGCGACGCCGAGCGGCGGCTGGTTCCGCAGCTCACCCGTGATCCCGGGCCTCGGGTTCAGTCTCGGAACGCGGTGCCAGATGTTTTGGCTGCACGATCCGCGGCACCCCGGCGCGCTCGCCCCGCGCAAGCGTCCCCGGACCACGTTGTCGCCGACCCTCGTGATGAAGCACGGACGGCCCCACATGGTGTTTGGGACGCCGGGCGGCGATCAACAGGACCAGTGGACGCTGCAGGTCTTCCTGAATATGACGGTGTTCGGCATGGACGTCCAGGATGCGATCGATGCCCCGGCGTTTCACAGCGTGCACTTCCGGGGGTCATTTTACCCGCGCAAAGCGCGGCCGGGGGAGATGCTCGTGGAAGGCCGAATGCCCGCGGCCGTCGTGGATGGGCTGCGCGAGCGCGGCCATCAGGTCACCATGGCCGGCGACTGGAGCCTCAACTACACCACCGC
This bacterium DNA region includes the following protein-coding sequences:
- a CDS encoding gamma-glutamyltransferase family protein codes for the protein MNPDESAARGTDPAYSDWAFSLASTRPVIRGRSFMVACGHYLACVAGLRMYSLGGNAFDAGVAMVVAQSVLEYQSYGFGGEVPILIHAARDGRVAAVNGNTRAPRAATIEWFRDRGLTLIPGDGFLPAGVCAVPDALIAVLDRYGRLTLEQVLGPAVELAANGFPMYEGMRRSIAQHETRFRAEWPTSAALFLPGGRIPDLGDTWRNPDLARTLERLIDAEHGARARGRHEALRAARDCFYRGPIAREIVAYQRETQIRDATGTVSAGLLTEEDFASFDTRIEAPVSVRFRGYDVYKCGPWSQGPVFLQQLMLLDGFDLASLGHNSADYVHAVTEASKLAFADRERYYGDPEFVTVPMRGLLSADYAASRRGLIDPRRASLDLRPGDPHPFEGTATPAEAAAVEARGWEGGTTGTRAADADGNMFSATPSGGWFRSSPVIPGLGFSLGTRCQMFWLHDPRHPGALAPRKRPRTTLSPTLVMKHGRPHMVFGTPGGDQQDQWTLQVFLNMTVFGMDVQDAIDAPAFHSVHFRGSFYPRKARPGEMLVEGRMPAAVVDGLRERGHQVTMAGDWSLNYTTAIVYDPARGLMEGGASSRGERNYALGW